A genomic window from Cupriavidus basilensis includes:
- a CDS encoding AI-2E family transporter: MNSGQLIEKLAAIFALIVLIGGSLLVLAPFTTALLWGAILAFSSWYPYTVLSRWMGNRRSLAALICVLLAAVIVLGPFVYAGASVSAHIDELSGLVDQFFDHGAPALPGWLTGLPYAGGYLQSSWDKVIHADSEMVANLRKLIAPVGHAVLGAGLSIGAGLGQLALSIVLAFFFYTGGEFAVAWLRAGMRRIAGERADHLLALAGNTVKGVVYGVLGTAFVQALLAGIGFWIAGVPGAAILGFITFFLSVIPVGPPLVWIPAALWLYHTGSLGWAIFMVVWGVGVVSMADNVIKPLLISKGTDMPLIWVMLGVFGGALAFGFLGVFIGPTLLAVAYALLRDWTIGSQHLTDPPPALAQGKPITTAEDVAGSGKA; this comes from the coding sequence ATGAATTCCGGCCAACTGATTGAAAAACTCGCCGCCATCTTTGCACTGATCGTGCTGATCGGCGGCTCGTTGCTGGTGCTCGCGCCCTTTACCACCGCGCTGTTGTGGGGCGCCATCCTCGCCTTCAGCTCGTGGTACCCCTATACGGTGCTGTCGCGCTGGATGGGCAACCGGCGCAGCCTGGCGGCCCTGATCTGCGTGCTGCTGGCCGCGGTCATCGTGCTCGGCCCCTTTGTCTATGCCGGCGCCAGCGTCTCCGCGCACATCGACGAGCTGTCCGGCCTGGTCGACCAGTTCTTCGATCACGGCGCGCCCGCGCTGCCCGGGTGGCTGACCGGCCTGCCTTATGCGGGCGGCTACCTGCAAAGCTCCTGGGACAAGGTGATCCATGCCGACTCGGAGATGGTCGCCAACCTGCGCAAGCTGATCGCGCCCGTGGGCCATGCGGTGCTGGGCGCCGGGCTGTCGATCGGCGCCGGACTGGGCCAGCTGGCGCTGTCGATCGTGCTGGCGTTCTTCTTCTATACCGGCGGCGAGTTCGCGGTGGCGTGGCTGCGCGCGGGCATGCGCCGCATCGCCGGCGAGCGCGCCGACCACCTGCTGGCGCTGGCCGGCAACACCGTCAAGGGCGTGGTCTACGGCGTGCTGGGCACGGCCTTCGTGCAGGCGTTGCTGGCCGGCATCGGCTTCTGGATCGCCGGCGTGCCCGGCGCCGCCATCCTTGGCTTCATTACCTTCTTCCTGTCCGTGATCCCGGTCGGCCCGCCGCTGGTGTGGATTCCCGCCGCGCTCTGGCTTTACCACACCGGCTCGCTCGGCTGGGCCATCTTCATGGTGGTGTGGGGCGTGGGCGTGGTCAGCATGGCCGACAACGTCATCAAGCCGCTCCTCATCAGCAAAGGCACCGACATGCCGCTGATCTGGGTGATGCTGGGCGTGTTCGGCGGCGCGCTGGCCTTTGGCTTTCTCGGCGTCTTTATCGGCCCGACGCTGCTGGCGGTGGCCTACGCGCTGCTGCGCGACTGGACCATCGGCTCGCAGCACCTGACCGACCCGCCGCCCGCGCTGGCGCAAGGCAAGCCCATCACCACCGCCGAGGACGTGGCGGGTTCCGGCAAGGCATGA
- a CDS encoding paraquat-inducible protein A — protein sequence MSETSRPEPQPLAAPPTQAELARLVACEYCDAVYQRAELEPGERALCLRCGGQLYRDSARAYARLLPLVITALILFLVSNAYPIVEMDLKGVRTETTLWGAVQALYADNMTLVAVLVFATTILFPLSEMLMMLYLLVPMARHRMPPGFERIVRGIQQTRPWGMIEVFMIGVLVTLVKLSTMARVLPGVALWSFAALVIVLAAMLSFDPRDLWQHLDEEPPR from the coding sequence ATGAGCGAAACCAGCCGTCCCGAACCGCAGCCATTGGCAGCGCCGCCCACCCAGGCCGAGCTGGCCCGGCTGGTGGCCTGCGAGTACTGCGATGCGGTCTACCAGCGCGCCGAGCTGGAGCCGGGCGAGCGCGCGCTGTGCCTGCGCTGCGGCGGCCAGCTCTACCGCGACAGCGCGCGGGCCTATGCGCGGCTGCTGCCGTTGGTCATTACCGCGCTGATCCTGTTCCTGGTGTCCAACGCCTATCCCATCGTCGAGATGGATCTCAAGGGCGTGCGCACCGAAACCACGCTGTGGGGCGCGGTGCAGGCGCTCTACGCGGACAACATGACGCTGGTGGCCGTGCTGGTGTTCGCCACCACCATCCTGTTTCCCTTGTCCGAGATGCTGATGATGCTTTACCTGCTGGTGCCGATGGCGCGCCACCGGATGCCGCCGGGCTTCGAGCGCATCGTGCGCGGCATCCAGCAAACCCGGCCGTGGGGCATGATCGAAGTCTTCATGATTGGCGTGCTGGTCACGCTGGTCAAGCTCTCGACCATGGCGCGGGTGCTGCCGGGCGTGGCGCTGTGGTCGTTCGCCGCGCTGGTGATCGTGCTCGCCGCGATGCTGTCGTTCGATCCGCGCGATCTGTGGCAGCACCTGGACGAGGAGCCGCCCCGATGA
- a CDS encoding rubredoxin: MTTATKWKCMVCGFEYDEALGMPEHGFPAGTRWEDIPDEWLCPDCGVSKAEFEMEVVA; this comes from the coding sequence ATGACGACAGCGACGAAATGGAAGTGCATGGTATGCGGCTTTGAATACGACGAAGCGCTCGGCATGCCCGAACACGGTTTTCCCGCCGGCACGCGCTGGGAGGATATCCCTGACGAATGGCTGTGCCCGGACTGCGGCGTGAGCAAGGCCGAGTTCGAGATGGAAGTGGTGGCCTGA
- a CDS encoding xanthine dehydrogenase family protein molybdopterin-binding subunit encodes MTRELNLIDATPASGGRRRFLQAGAALAGGLLLEIGSAGQFIRNAAAAPITDSAAGNFAPNAWVRVTPDNRVLLVVHKYDSGTGVKNALGLMLAEELDADWATVQVIQPDDPLAKAYLHPLWGMHATGGSTSVALEWNTLRRAGAAARAMLVACAAQRWAVEPAACKTAAGAVIHVASGQRLTYGELAEGAARLPVPLEVTLKRPDEFVLIGKERSSYRVADKLTGRARYAIDIKLPDMLSAIVVHAPVVNARVVSFNAAEVKALPGVRDVFATEIPETIAHFRPDAPAARPINGASQPGVAIVADHFWAAQRARQALKVVWGDSAMKDFSAQAAIRAMAARVDEPGKKSKVKGDADAAFQGAAKVVEAVYTMPYKAHAQMEPLSIVAWVRPDAVEYWGGVQVPSRCAQAAETIAGVSRDNVKIHLTEAGGSFGAREGLHIILEATYIAKRMGRPVKLLYSREDDMHALYYQSASVHKARAALDAAGNVQAFSLRAVVPSIKEPDDPGFLAKVPVDPSCTEGMRDDFYYQVPALDLAWVRHEPGLPVWWWRAVSYVPNIFAIESLIDEAAHASAQDPVALRRKLLHGKPEHVAVLDRAAALAGWKAGAKPGKGGNGRGLGVATYEGYKSYIAIVADVSVRNGAITVHKITCVVDCGLAVDPGSVRQQLAGGIYWGMSTALMNAVHIENGGVKQSNFHDYPVVRMSDAPALEIVVMPPSGRQPGGVGELSNPPVVPAIGNAIFAATGKRLRATPFALAQASV; translated from the coding sequence ATGACGCGCGAGCTCAACCTTATCGATGCCACCCCGGCCAGCGGCGGGCGCCGCCGCTTCTTGCAAGCCGGCGCGGCGCTCGCCGGCGGCCTGCTGCTGGAGATCGGCAGCGCAGGCCAGTTCATCCGCAACGCGGCTGCCGCGCCCATCACCGATAGCGCGGCCGGCAACTTCGCGCCCAATGCCTGGGTCCGCGTCACCCCCGACAACCGCGTGCTGCTGGTGGTCCACAAATACGACAGCGGCACCGGCGTGAAGAACGCGCTGGGCCTGATGCTGGCCGAGGAGCTGGATGCCGACTGGGCCACCGTACAGGTGATCCAGCCCGACGATCCGCTTGCCAAGGCCTACCTGCATCCGCTGTGGGGCATGCACGCCACCGGCGGCAGCACCAGCGTGGCGCTGGAGTGGAACACGCTGCGCCGCGCGGGCGCCGCCGCGCGCGCCATGCTGGTGGCGTGCGCGGCGCAGCGCTGGGCGGTCGAGCCGGCGGCCTGCAAGACGGCCGCTGGCGCCGTGATCCACGTGGCCAGCGGACAGCGCCTGACCTACGGCGAGCTGGCCGAAGGCGCGGCACGCCTGCCGGTACCGTTGGAGGTCACGCTCAAGCGGCCAGACGAGTTCGTGCTGATCGGCAAGGAGCGCAGCAGCTACCGCGTGGCCGACAAGCTCACCGGCCGCGCGCGCTACGCCATCGACATCAAGCTGCCGGACATGCTGAGCGCCATCGTGGTGCACGCGCCGGTGGTCAACGCGCGGGTGGTGTCGTTCAACGCCGCCGAGGTCAAGGCGTTGCCCGGCGTGCGCGATGTGTTCGCCACCGAAATCCCGGAAACGATCGCGCATTTCCGCCCCGACGCGCCGGCCGCGCGCCCCATCAATGGCGCCAGCCAGCCCGGCGTGGCCATCGTGGCCGATCATTTCTGGGCCGCGCAGCGCGCGCGCCAGGCGCTCAAGGTGGTGTGGGGCGACAGCGCGATGAAGGACTTCAGCGCCCAGGCCGCCATCCGCGCCATGGCCGCGCGCGTGGACGAGCCTGGCAAGAAGTCCAAGGTCAAGGGCGATGCCGATGCCGCCTTCCAGGGCGCGGCCAAGGTGGTGGAAGCGGTCTACACCATGCCCTACAAGGCGCATGCGCAGATGGAGCCGCTCAGCATCGTGGCGTGGGTGCGGCCGGATGCGGTGGAGTACTGGGGCGGCGTGCAGGTGCCCTCGCGCTGCGCGCAGGCGGCCGAGACCATTGCCGGCGTCTCGCGCGACAACGTGAAGATCCATCTGACCGAAGCCGGCGGCAGCTTCGGCGCCCGCGAAGGGCTGCACATCATCCTGGAAGCGACCTATATCGCCAAGCGCATGGGCCGCCCCGTCAAGCTGCTCTACAGCCGCGAAGACGACATGCACGCGCTCTATTACCAGAGCGCCAGCGTGCACAAGGCGCGCGCCGCGCTGGACGCGGCCGGCAATGTGCAGGCCTTCAGCCTGCGCGCCGTGGTGCCGTCGATCAAGGAGCCCGACGATCCCGGCTTCCTGGCCAAGGTGCCGGTCGATCCAAGCTGCACCGAGGGCATGCGCGACGATTTCTACTACCAGGTGCCCGCGCTCGACCTCGCCTGGGTGCGCCACGAGCCGGGCTTGCCGGTGTGGTGGTGGCGCGCGGTGAGCTACGTGCCGAATATCTTCGCCATCGAAAGCCTGATCGACGAAGCCGCGCATGCCAGCGCGCAGGACCCGGTGGCATTGCGCAGAAAGCTGCTGCATGGCAAGCCCGAGCATGTGGCGGTGCTTGACCGCGCCGCCGCACTGGCGGGCTGGAAAGCCGGCGCGAAGCCGGGCAAGGGCGGCAATGGCCGTGGCCTGGGCGTGGCCACCTACGAAGGCTACAAGAGCTATATCGCCATCGTGGCCGATGTCAGCGTCAGGAACGGCGCCATCACCGTGCACAAGATCACCTGCGTCGTGGACTGCGGGCTTGCCGTCGATCCCGGCTCGGTGCGCCAGCAACTGGCTGGCGGCATCTACTGGGGCATGTCCACCGCGCTGATGAATGCGGTGCATATCGAGAACGGCGGCGTGAAGCAAAGCAACTTCCACGACTACCCGGTGGTGCGCATGAGCGACGCCCCGGCGCTGGAGATCGTGGTGATGCCGCCCTCCGGCAGGCAGCCCGGCGGCGTCGGCGAACTGTCCAACCCGCCGGTGGTGCCGGCGATCGGCAACGCCATCTTTGCGGCCACCGGCAAGCGCCTGCGCGCCACGCCATTTGCGCTGGCGCAGGCCAGTGTCTAG
- a CDS encoding NAD(P)/FAD-dependent oxidoreductase, whose protein sequence is MTNDANDANDANDAITAKTQPALPLVILGTGLAGYTLAREFRKLDSATPLVIVTRDGGESYSKPMLSNALAGNKAPAALAIASAPTMAAQLNARVMTHADASAIDTAAGTVLVDGQALRYGKLVLALGAQARAPGLQGDGADAVQTVNDLADYTRFHASLQGKRRVAILGAGLIGCEFANDLHAGGFDVELVDPAAWPLGRLLPGEAGELMAGALRGLGARLHLGEMPVAVHRRDGALAVQLASGAQIAADVVLSATGLLPRVALAQDGGIATARGIVVDRLLRTSAPSVYALGDCAEVDSLVLPYVMPLMQAARALARTLAGTPTPLRYAAMPVVVKTPVLPAVVSPALAGAGNWEIESQAAAGEAGAGLRALCRDTQGGLTGFALLGKAVAQKGALAKQISDWLPVQAAPAAPG, encoded by the coding sequence ATGACGAACGACGCGAACGACGCCAACGACGCCAACGACGCCATCACCGCGAAGACGCAGCCAGCGCTGCCGCTGGTCATCCTCGGCACCGGCCTGGCAGGCTACACGCTGGCGCGCGAGTTCCGCAAGCTCGACAGCGCGACGCCGCTGGTCATCGTCACGCGCGACGGCGGCGAGTCGTACTCCAAGCCGATGCTGTCCAATGCGCTGGCCGGCAACAAGGCACCCGCCGCACTGGCCATCGCCAGCGCGCCGACGATGGCCGCGCAGCTCAACGCGCGCGTGATGACGCATGCCGACGCATCGGCCATCGATACCGCCGCCGGCACCGTGCTGGTCGACGGGCAAGCGCTGCGCTACGGAAAACTGGTGCTGGCGCTGGGCGCGCAAGCGCGTGCGCCGGGCTTGCAAGGCGATGGGGCCGATGCCGTGCAGACCGTCAACGATCTTGCGGACTACACGCGCTTTCACGCCTCGCTGCAAGGCAAGCGGCGCGTGGCCATCCTCGGCGCGGGCCTGATCGGCTGCGAGTTCGCCAACGACCTGCACGCCGGTGGCTTCGACGTCGAGCTGGTTGATCCCGCCGCGTGGCCGCTCGGCCGGCTGCTGCCGGGCGAGGCAGGCGAGTTGATGGCCGGCGCGCTGCGCGGCCTAGGCGCGCGGCTGCACCTTGGCGAGATGCCGGTCGCGGTGCATCGCCGCGATGGCGCGCTCGCGGTGCAACTGGCCAGCGGCGCGCAGATCGCCGCCGACGTGGTGCTGTCCGCCACCGGGTTGCTGCCGCGCGTGGCGCTGGCGCAGGACGGCGGCATTGCCACTGCGCGCGGCATCGTGGTGGACCGCCTGCTGCGCACCAGCGCGCCGTCGGTCTACGCGCTGGGCGACTGCGCCGAGGTCGACAGCCTGGTGCTGCCTTACGTGATGCCGCTGATGCAGGCTGCGCGCGCATTGGCCCGCACGCTGGCCGGCACGCCGACGCCGCTGCGCTATGCCGCCATGCCGGTGGTGGTGAAAACGCCCGTGCTGCCGGCCGTGGTGTCGCCCGCGCTGGCCGGCGCGGGCAACTGGGAGATCGAGTCCCAGGCGGCGGCCGGGGAAGCCGGCGCGGGCCTGCGCGCGTTGTGCCGCGATACGCAAGGCGGCCTGACCGGATTCGCGCTGCTGGGCAAGGCCGTGGCGCAAAAGGGCGCGCTTGCCAAACAGATCAGCGACTGGCTGCCGGTGCAAGCCGCACCAGCCGCACCAGGCTGA
- a CDS encoding intermembrane transport protein PqiB: MPDLDQSPPSPSSQPPAPERRRRARWLPSLVWLIPIVAAVVGLSLLIHTLTERGPEITVTFRTAEGLVPGKTPVRYKDVDIGLVKSVRLAGDHSHVIARIDLTQDAASFSTRDTRFWVVRPRFATSGISGLGTLLSGAYIGVDAGKSEERVRDFTGLEVPPAVTTDASGKQFVLRATDLGSLDIGSPVYYRRVQVGQVVAYQLEPNGRDLSLRVFINKPYDKLVTADSRFWHASGVDIKLDAGGFKLNTQSLVTVLLGGVAFQAPDDSKATDAANENTQFLLASDQTEAMKEPEEIAPSLAVLNFDQSVRGLSPGAPVDFRGVVVGQVRSIGIEYQVEKKAFRLPVVVELYPSRMGFRARDVEDVNRARNIVQTLIKRGMRAQLRTGNLLTGQLYVALDFFPKAPPATVNLDGAMPELATTPGAFDELQAKLGDIVNKIDKVPFEQIGQDLRTSIATLNTMMTSADKLVAQLNGDVAPQVLAALQDARKTLSAANGTLASDAPLQQDTRRMMQELTRTAVSLRTLTEYLERHPEALVRGKPEK, translated from the coding sequence ATGCCTGACCTAGACCAGTCCCCTCCCTCTCCTTCCTCGCAGCCACCGGCGCCGGAGCGCCGCCGCCGGGCACGCTGGCTGCCCTCGCTGGTCTGGCTGATCCCGATCGTGGCGGCAGTGGTTGGCCTGTCGCTGCTGATCCACACGCTCACCGAGCGCGGCCCCGAGATCACGGTCACGTTCCGCACCGCCGAGGGCCTGGTCCCGGGCAAGACGCCGGTACGCTACAAGGACGTGGACATCGGCCTGGTCAAGTCCGTGCGGCTGGCCGGCGACCACTCGCACGTGATCGCCAGGATCGACCTGACCCAGGATGCCGCGAGCTTCTCCACCAGGGACACGCGCTTCTGGGTGGTGCGCCCGCGCTTTGCCACCAGCGGCATCTCCGGGCTGGGAACCCTGCTGTCAGGCGCCTATATCGGCGTCGACGCGGGCAAGTCCGAGGAGCGCGTGCGCGACTTCACCGGGCTGGAAGTGCCGCCCGCCGTCACCACCGATGCCTCCGGCAAGCAGTTCGTGCTGCGCGCCACCGATCTCGGCTCGCTCGACATCGGCTCGCCGGTCTACTACCGCCGCGTACAGGTTGGCCAGGTGGTGGCTTACCAGCTGGAGCCCAACGGGCGCGACCTGTCGCTGCGCGTGTTCATCAACAAGCCCTACGACAAGCTCGTCACGGCCGACTCGCGCTTCTGGCACGCCAGCGGCGTGGACATCAAGCTCGATGCCGGCGGCTTCAAGCTCAACACGCAATCGCTGGTGACGGTGCTGCTCGGCGGCGTGGCCTTCCAGGCGCCGGACGACTCCAAGGCGACGGATGCCGCCAACGAGAACACCCAGTTCCTGCTGGCCAGCGACCAGACCGAGGCGATGAAGGAGCCGGAAGAAATCGCGCCTTCGCTCGCCGTGCTGAACTTCGACCAGTCCGTGCGCGGGCTCTCGCCCGGCGCGCCGGTGGATTTCCGCGGCGTGGTCGTAGGCCAGGTGCGCTCGATCGGCATCGAGTACCAGGTCGAGAAGAAGGCTTTCCGCCTGCCCGTGGTGGTGGAACTGTACCCCTCGCGCATGGGCTTCCGGGCGCGCGACGTGGAGGACGTCAACCGTGCCCGCAATATCGTCCAGACGCTGATCAAGCGTGGCATGCGCGCGCAGTTGCGCACCGGCAACCTGCTGACCGGCCAGCTCTATGTGGCGCTGGATTTCTTCCCCAAGGCGCCGCCCGCCACGGTCAACCTGGATGGCGCCATGCCTGAACTGGCCACCACGCCGGGTGCGTTCGACGAGCTGCAGGCCAAGCTGGGCGATATCGTCAACAAGATCGACAAGGTGCCGTTCGAGCAGATCGGCCAGGACCTGCGCACGTCGATAGCCACGCTAAACACCATGATGACCAGCGCGGACAAACTGGTGGCCCAGCTCAACGGCGACGTGGCGCCCCAGGTGCTGGCTGCGCTGCAGGATGCGCGCAAGACGCTGAGCGCGGCCAACGGCACGCTCGCCTCGGATGCCCCGCTGCAGCAAGACACGCGCCGCATGATGCAGGAGCTCACGCGCACCGCGGTGTCGCTGCGCACGCTGACCGAATACCTGGAACGCCACCCTGAAGCGCTGGTGCGCGGCAAGCCGGAGAAATGA
- a CDS encoding paraquat-inducible protein A has translation MSAPPPKPPVGATALARSRRLAADVVAELTDDDETRPLPQVPTATSMGLVSCHACDALSPLAMQGEPCPRCGATLHHRKPNSLARTWAFLLSALILYIPANLLPVMVTQSILGTQRDTIFSGVVYLWLSGSNMLAIVVLIASIVVPLLKMIILALLLLSVHFRSRWRIRQQTRLYGLVEIIGRWSMLDIFVVALLASLVRAGALATIIPGAGAMAFGSVVVLTMLASLSFDPRLLWDSMDTNDA, from the coding sequence ATGAGCGCCCCGCCCCCCAAGCCCCCGGTGGGCGCCACCGCGCTGGCGCGCTCGCGCCGCCTGGCCGCCGATGTGGTGGCGGAGCTGACCGACGACGACGAAACCAGGCCGCTGCCGCAGGTGCCTACCGCCACGTCGATGGGCCTGGTGTCCTGCCACGCCTGCGACGCGCTCAGCCCGCTCGCGATGCAAGGGGAGCCCTGCCCGCGCTGCGGCGCCACGCTGCATCACCGCAAGCCGAACAGCCTCGCGCGCACCTGGGCGTTCCTGTTGTCCGCCCTCATCCTTTACATTCCCGCCAACCTGCTGCCGGTCATGGTGACGCAGTCCATCCTGGGCACGCAGCGCGACACCATCTTCTCCGGCGTGGTCTACCTATGGTTGTCGGGCTCCAACATGCTGGCCATCGTGGTGCTGATCGCCAGCATCGTGGTGCCGCTGCTGAAGATGATCATCCTCGCGCTGCTGCTGCTGTCCGTGCATTTCCGCTCGCGCTGGCGGATTCGCCAGCAGACCCGGCTGTACGGGCTGGTGGAAATCATCGGCCGCTGGTCGATGCTGGATATCTTCGTGGTGGCGCTGCTGGCTTCGCTGGTGCGGGCCGGCGCACTCGCCACCATCATCCCTGGCGCCGGCGCCATGGCGTTCGGCTCCGTGGTGGTGCTCACCATGCTGGCCTCACTCAGTTTCGACCCGCGCCTGCTGTGGGATTCGATGGATACAAACGATGCCTGA
- a CDS encoding (2Fe-2S)-binding protein, translated as MTPINVNGALRAVQAPGDTPLLWVLRDELDLTGTKYGCGMGLCGACTVHVDGAPVRACQTPVSTVAGKRVTTIEGLGQPDALHAVQKAWQAEDVPQCGYCQSGQLMSAAALLASKRNPTDSDIDAAMAGNICRCGTYDRIRRAIHRAAAELRGGKPA; from the coding sequence ATGACCCCCATCAACGTCAACGGCGCCCTGCGCGCCGTGCAAGCTCCCGGCGACACCCCCTTGCTGTGGGTGCTGCGCGACGAGCTCGATCTCACCGGCACCAAGTACGGCTGCGGCATGGGCCTGTGCGGCGCCTGCACGGTGCATGTGGATGGCGCCCCGGTGCGGGCCTGCCAGACGCCGGTGTCCACCGTGGCCGGCAAGCGGGTCACCACCATCGAGGGTTTGGGCCAGCCCGATGCGCTGCACGCGGTGCAGAAAGCCTGGCAAGCCGAAGACGTGCCGCAATGCGGCTACTGCCAGTCCGGCCAGCTGATGTCGGCCGCCGCGCTGCTGGCCAGCAAGCGCAATCCCACCGACAGCGATATCGACGCCGCCATGGCCGGCAACATCTGCCGCTGCGGCACCTACGACCGCATCCGCCGCGCGATCCATCGCGCCGCCGCCGAACTGCGTGGAGGCAAGCCAGCATGA
- a CDS encoding aromatic ring-hydroxylating oxygenase subunit alpha has protein sequence MLVTQQPVLRRFWYAVIPESRLDLGPQPFTLLGEDIVIWRGADGTPAAVRDRCCHRTAKLSKGYVDSDGLLCCGYHGWSYDCSGKCVRIPQMPQNMIPANARVANYHCKLRYGYVWVALEDPLTDIPDIPEGNDPSLRRIPQFYERWACSGLRFMENSFDNAHFSFVHKNTFGKFASPKPADIEIIENAWGFESRRSVPIMNPPDSWLLTGSKEPETIRHLHDNWYMPFSRRFGCTYPNGLVHTIVNCATPIDDKSTMMVQWLYRNDTEQQAPAEELVKFDHAVTREDKEILEATDYDAPIDTTRRMEFHMPSDKPGLVMRKKLMALLQAHGEKEVHL, from the coding sequence ATGCTTGTCACTCAACAACCGGTCCTGCGGCGCTTCTGGTACGCGGTCATTCCCGAATCCAGGCTCGACCTTGGCCCGCAGCCGTTCACGCTGCTGGGCGAGGACATCGTGATCTGGCGCGGCGCCGATGGCACGCCCGCGGCCGTGCGCGACCGCTGCTGCCACCGCACCGCCAAGCTCTCCAAGGGCTATGTGGATTCAGATGGCCTGCTGTGCTGCGGCTATCACGGCTGGTCCTACGACTGCAGCGGCAAGTGCGTGCGCATTCCGCAGATGCCGCAGAACATGATCCCCGCCAACGCACGGGTGGCGAACTACCACTGCAAGCTGCGCTATGGCTACGTGTGGGTGGCGCTGGAAGACCCGCTGACCGACATCCCGGACATCCCCGAAGGCAACGATCCGTCGCTGCGCCGCATCCCGCAGTTCTACGAGCGCTGGGCATGCAGCGGCCTGCGCTTCATGGAGAACTCGTTCGACAACGCGCACTTCAGCTTCGTGCACAAGAACACCTTCGGCAAGTTCGCCAGCCCGAAGCCGGCAGACATCGAGATCATCGAGAACGCGTGGGGTTTCGAGTCGCGCCGCTCGGTGCCGATCATGAACCCGCCCGATAGCTGGCTGCTTACCGGCAGCAAGGAGCCGGAGACCATCCGCCACCTGCACGACAACTGGTACATGCCGTTCTCGCGCCGCTTCGGCTGCACCTATCCGAATGGCCTGGTGCACACCATCGTGAACTGTGCCACGCCCATCGACGACAAGAGCACGATGATGGTCCAGTGGCTATACCGCAACGACACGGAGCAGCAGGCGCCGGCCGAGGAACTGGTCAAGTTCGACCATGCGGTCACGCGCGAGGACAAGGAGATCCTGGAAGCCACGGATTACGACGCGCCCATCGATACCACGCGGCGCATGGAGTTCCACATGCCGTCCGACAAGCCCGGGCTGGTGATGCGCAAGAAGCTGATGGCGCTGCTGCAGGCGCACGGCGAGAAGGAGGTGCACCTGTAA
- a CDS encoding LysR substrate-binding domain-containing protein, which translates to MDIRQLRYFIAVAEEGNFSRAAERLHISQPPLSQQIKSLEASLGVILFERGRLGARLTRAGEALLTRARDIVADLDSTRKMVLRVADGLEGYLRIGIINSVMYGPLPRTMRLFQERNPAVEWTLHEMLPDQQGEALVRGQIDVGFASSATGREELRSIRVYPQPLMAAVPASHPLAASGRIRLKALAAEPFVLLNTQSPVIRSLLAACVRNGFHPRVLHESVDPQTVLSLVGAGVGVSALPRSLSGAPREDVAFLTLDEPGLAADLYATVRRDHGLPALDRFLTLLEDVTEVWHRETFGEGLRST; encoded by the coding sequence ATGGATATCCGCCAGCTCCGCTATTTCATCGCCGTCGCCGAGGAGGGCAACTTCAGCCGTGCCGCCGAGCGCCTGCATATATCCCAGCCGCCACTGAGCCAGCAGATCAAGTCGCTGGAGGCGTCCCTTGGGGTCATCCTGTTCGAGCGTGGCCGCCTGGGCGCGCGCCTGACCCGGGCGGGCGAGGCGCTGCTGACGCGGGCGCGCGACATCGTGGCCGACCTGGACTCGACCCGGAAAATGGTGCTGCGCGTGGCCGACGGGCTGGAGGGCTACCTGCGCATCGGCATCATCAATTCCGTGATGTACGGCCCCCTGCCCCGTACCATGCGGCTGTTCCAGGAACGCAACCCGGCGGTGGAGTGGACCCTGCACGAGATGCTCCCCGACCAGCAGGGCGAGGCGCTGGTGCGTGGCCAGATCGACGTCGGCTTTGCGTCCAGCGCTACCGGGCGCGAGGAACTGCGGTCGATCCGCGTCTACCCGCAGCCGCTGATGGCCGCGGTGCCGGCAAGCCATCCGTTGGCGGCAAGCGGCCGGATCCGGCTGAAGGCGCTGGCGGCGGAACCATTTGTGCTGCTTAATACCCAAAGCCCGGTGATCCGCAGCTTGCTGGCCGCCTGCGTGCGCAATGGCTTCCACCCGCGCGTGCTGCACGAGTCGGTGGATCCGCAGACGGTGCTCAGCCTGGTGGGCGCCGGCGTTGGGGTCAGCGCGCTGCCGCGCTCGCTGTCGGGCGCGCCGCGCGAGGATGTCGCCTTCCTCACGCTGGACGAGCCGGGGCTGGCCGCCGACCTTTATGCCACCGTGCGGCGCGACCATGGCCTGCCCGCGCTGGACCGCTTTCTCACGCTGCTGGAAGATGTCACCGAGGTATGGCATCGTGAGACGTTTGGGGAAGGCCTGCGTAGCACGTAG